One Serratia sarumanii genomic region harbors:
- a CDS encoding conjugal transfer protein TrbA: MNAKSHLQPRAGNEQGLMLLLVAALAAFLLWIYQPPVMYGCCWLLYQLWSLCDFPRVHNQVAEKLNLLAWAGSQVNQLSWGQFIDVMNHTAGILLAPMVLIVMGGLLMVRNHPRNQTRRHIDVYTLPHIMARFSPSIIPALCYGDKKTQLLNVDPPEHRSAQWPEEFAVEHKLIIGDRLDTHRTQTAFECQLGTPLESFSSFSAHERALVAIFGLVAFLNDRKAAEALLDSLNRSCLIKSRRDKGQMGYPVLQLASKAFEKVTQTPAAQDWLKHHSTTRTALYALHNLDMRLPCARFRWLKGLDRPLWYTLASTGRPKAFIEGAGVIAVANWETVVAQMEERLHTSIPVPENRMDKAIKGLEDELRSVGLIIDNRTTNTSVLSEPVFDEDEDAPIVILQPLMDTTEKTTSETAPLQTKATIPGANTSPQKPGRAHFIPRAR, encoded by the coding sequence ATGAATGCCAAAAGTCACCTGCAGCCCAGAGCCGGTAACGAGCAAGGTCTTATGTTGCTACTCGTTGCCGCTTTGGCAGCATTTCTGCTTTGGATCTATCAACCCCCTGTAATGTACGGATGCTGTTGGCTACTTTACCAACTGTGGTCATTATGCGACTTTCCCCGTGTCCATAACCAGGTCGCAGAAAAGCTCAACCTCCTTGCCTGGGCAGGCAGTCAAGTTAATCAACTGTCATGGGGTCAGTTTATCGACGTTATGAATCATACTGCGGGGATCTTATTGGCGCCGATGGTCCTGATTGTTATGGGTGGGCTGCTCATGGTGCGCAACCATCCGCGGAACCAGACCCGGCGCCATATTGATGTCTATACCCTACCCCATATCATGGCGCGCTTTTCTCCAAGCATAATACCGGCACTCTGCTATGGCGATAAAAAGACACAGTTGCTGAACGTTGACCCGCCTGAACATCGCAGCGCCCAGTGGCCGGAAGAATTTGCAGTTGAACACAAGCTGATTATTGGTGATCGCCTTGATACCCATAGAACCCAAACTGCGTTCGAATGCCAACTTGGCACTCCGTTAGAAAGCTTTTCAAGTTTTAGCGCCCATGAGCGAGCTCTGGTTGCCATATTTGGCCTAGTCGCATTTCTAAACGATCGTAAAGCCGCTGAAGCTCTGCTCGATAGCCTGAACCGTTCATGCCTTATCAAAAGCAGGCGGGACAAAGGACAAATGGGATATCCCGTACTTCAGCTCGCCAGCAAGGCATTCGAAAAAGTAACGCAGACACCAGCTGCTCAAGATTGGCTTAAACACCATTCAACAACACGTACAGCGCTTTATGCCTTACATAACCTGGATATGCGCCTGCCATGCGCTCGATTCCGTTGGCTCAAAGGTCTCGATCGGCCACTTTGGTACACCCTGGCATCAACGGGACGCCCGAAGGCTTTTATTGAAGGTGCAGGAGTCATTGCTGTCGCTAATTGGGAAACCGTTGTAGCTCAGATGGAGGAACGCCTTCACACATCAATCCCCGTGCCGGAAAACAGGATGGATAAAGCCATTAAAGGCCTCGAGGACGAACTCCGCAGCGTCGGGTTGATCATCGATAATCGCACAACGAATACCTCTGTCCTCAGTGAACCAGTCTTCGATGAGGATGAAGATGCTCCAATCGTGATATTGCAGCCTCTAATGGACACTACGGAGAAGACTACCAGCGAAACAGCACCGCTGCAGACGAAAGCCACCATCCCTGGAGCGAATACCTCCCCCCAAAAACCTGGCCGCGCCCACTTCATCCCTCGGGCGAGATAA